In Chryseobacterium camelliae, one DNA window encodes the following:
- the tssD gene encoding type VI secretion system tube protein TssD, which produces MANNSRGILKFNGGEGQKLLKLNYSVSRSTDVSGRVASDPSNAIIKLTVEATEKSDILESLLNGKYKPTSGEITFNKSHEEGTLITLNWENGYVIQHEVDFDAIDSNNMLISFVVSAEKINYGNSSYDGIWPMG; this is translated from the coding sequence ATGGCAAACAATTCAAGAGGAATCTTAAAATTCAACGGAGGGGAAGGTCAGAAATTATTAAAACTGAACTACAGTGTTTCCAGATCAACGGATGTATCAGGACGAGTAGCCTCAGATCCTTCCAACGCAATCATTAAGTTAACTGTGGAAGCTACTGAAAAATCAGACATCCTGGAAAGCTTACTGAACGGAAAATACAAACCTACTTCAGGGGAAATCACATTCAACAAATCCCATGAAGAAGGCACCCTGATCACCCTGAACTGGGAAAACGGATATGTGATCCAGCATGAAGTGGACTTCGATGCGATAGATAGTAACAATATGCTGATCAGCTTCGTAGTAAGCGCAGAAAAAATCAATTATGGTAATTCCTCTTACGACGGTATCTGGCCGATGGGATAA